ACCTTGTGGGAGACAGACCCGTTACCAAGATCATCGGCATTGTACCAACAGTGATAGAACCTATCAGCTTTTCCCTATCTGATGCAGTCTATCATTCTGTTGTAACCGTAGAATCTATATTAGTCGAGCATCTTGCTTCAATGGATATACAAATGGATATCAAAAAGAAGATAGCTATCGATGATATTTTACCTCTCTCTTATAAGATGCATGATGAATATAGCCTTTAATTTCCACTATACACACCATAACGGTCTGATGACCCGATTACTCAATGAGATCAAAAGAGATACACAGATCCCTGTTTATCTTGCTCAAAATGAAAATCAGTATACTTTGGAAGCTTCGGGTGAGCAAACAACACTCGAAGAACTGGCAGAAGTTGTTTCAAATCGCATTCCTCTATCACTTTTTTTGAAAGAGTACAGACTGGGTGAAACCCAAACAATAAAAGGATCTGATCAGTTCTTGGAAGATACTTCCGGATTTTATCAACTCCCTTATTGTCCAAAATGTCAAGAGGGTATACTTCAAAGAACACTTCAGACATTTGGAGATTGTTCTGTGTGCGGTTCCAGTCACCCTGAAATCACTTTTGATGCATGGCTTGATCACTATCATGCTACTGATTTTTACGAACTTATCGAAAGCAAAGTGGAAGAGCTGTTGGATAAGAGGGTCATGCAGTTTCAAACACTAAATTCCAACCGCACCTTTTCACTGGATGAGATCTCTCAAGATTCCCACTACGGTATACTTTGTTGCGACGTGAATGCAATCGCTGACTCTTTTGTGATCACACCTTCTGAACTACATACATTGACTCTGGTAGAAAAACCTTCATTACGACTCAAACCTAAATTACATTTCCGTTTAAACCATGAACTGAAATCTCACTGGTATTCTCTCTTCTTAGCCGATGATCTGATCACCTTGGCCGTAAGTCAAATACTTGCATCAAAAAATATTGATTTTGTTTTTGTATCAAACCCCCCACTATTAAGATGCGCAGTAGCGATGGAACAACCCTTTATCATTCAGACAGGCAGAGACCTCTTACCTCTATCTTATTCCAAAACGCTGCCTTTTCTTTCACAATGCAATGCCTATGGTTTTTATGCTGCAAATAACCATGACAAAATAGAGATAGACTATACAGATAACCCAAGTGATTTACTCTCATCTCATATCACTTATGTACCCTGGGGATCAGAATTAACTGAGAAAGGCAAAGTGTTCTTTGAACCTGCACATGCGGCCCTGACATCTGTGATGATGGAAAATGATCTCTTTGACAGATCTCTGCTGGGTGTCCATTTAAGTCATCAAACCAAGTCAGAAATCTTCAGCTATTCACCGCAGATCGGATATACCTCTATGGTAAAGTTCAAAAGTCATCATAAACAGCCCTCTGAAATACTCACTGCTATTGCCTCCATTGAAGAGAGTGCACAAAGGCTGATCCAAAACTTCTCTACACATTATCCGGATCTTTATCAAAAACTGCACTTTTTTGAGTTTGATGAGCTGAATACAGTAGAGCCTATCACAGAACTTTTTGGACTGGCTGCAATGATACTTGGCATCTATGATGGAAACAGTATAGTTGATGCTGCCGGAGCATTGGAAGCAAATGCCATTGAGTTTAGAGGAAAATCAGGACCTAGGATTGATTATAAGGTACATCAACGCAATGGAGAGTATTATCTTGACACACTCACGACTCTCAGATCAGCGATAAGTTTTAAACTGGCAGGAGTGGATGATATGCTGCTGAGCTTTGGATTTATCGATTCACTTGCAGATTTTATTGCACAGCAGGCGCAAAATGCTTATGCAAATATCGGGATTGAAGGTGTCACTATCAGTGGTAATGTATTTGAAAACAGACAGCTTTTAAAACATACCTATCAAAACGTCTCTCCAAACTATACGCTTTATAGTAATATTAGGTTAAGTATGGATAGTGACAATATAGTAATGGGTGCCCTTATGCTGGGTAACCATCCAAAAGGATAATGATGGAAACTGGATTGTGGATTATTTTTTGGTATGGGATTTTACACGCCTTTGGCCCGGATCATTTAAGTGCCATTGCAGACTTCTCTATTGGGCGCTCCAAAAAAAGAACTTTCATCATTACCCTGAGCTTTGCGGTAGGACATGGTCTTATGCTCTACATTTTTGCAAAGATCCTCTCTTCACAATCCATATCACCGGACATTTTGGCCTATGCAGACTCTATAGCGGCATTGATCATTATCGGTATGGGGGTCTATATGCTTATGATGGTTTATCTGGACCGTGTACATCTGAATACACATGTGCATAATGGCCAGCATCATATCCATATCTGGTTTGGCAAGGAACATAACCATCATGAACGCTCATCACTCTCTGCTTTCGGTATCGGTACACTCATGGGGATTGGAGGGGTAAGAGGAATGCTTATTACGCTTAGCGTGGTAAATACACATGCCATCGATGCAGTGATGATCATTGCTTTTATTTTAGGTGCGATGGTCGTCTTTGTAGGATTTGGCGGAGTTATCTATCTAATTAATACCACCTTGCTGCATAACAAAAGCAGTGTAAAGAAAGTCATTGCAACTGCCGGTGGAATCTCCATGATCATAGGTCTCAATATGATTCATTTTTAAACGCTCAGTGAAAAGATATTATAATCATATAACTCAAAAAAAGGTAACAATATGTGTCAAGATTGCGGCTGTAGTATTAACGGAAAAGAGAGTGATCATCATCATTCACATCAAAACCTTCATAACAACCCTCAGCTCAACGAAGCAAAAACCATAGAAGTCATTACAAAGATCCTGGATAAAAACGATCAAGAAGCTGCCCACAACAGAAACCATTTTGATACACATCATGTTTTAGCGATCAATCTTATGAGCAGTCCTGGAAGCGGAAAGACAACACTTCTTGAAACCATTGCCGATCACAATGCATTTGCTTTTGGAGTTATAGAAGGAGAT
This is a stretch of genomic DNA from Sulfurovum zhangzhouensis. It encodes these proteins:
- a CDS encoding Kae1-like domain-containing protein codes for the protein MNIAFNFHYTHHNGLMTRLLNEIKRDTQIPVYLAQNENQYTLEASGEQTTLEELAEVVSNRIPLSLFLKEYRLGETQTIKGSDQFLEDTSGFYQLPYCPKCQEGILQRTLQTFGDCSVCGSSHPEITFDAWLDHYHATDFYELIESKVEELLDKRVMQFQTLNSNRTFSLDEISQDSHYGILCCDVNAIADSFVITPSELHTLTLVEKPSLRLKPKLHFRLNHELKSHWYSLFLADDLITLAVSQILASKNIDFVFVSNPPLLRCAVAMEQPFIIQTGRDLLPLSYSKTLPFLSQCNAYGFYAANNHDKIEIDYTDNPSDLLSSHITYVPWGSELTEKGKVFFEPAHAALTSVMMENDLFDRSLLGVHLSHQTKSEIFSYSPQIGYTSMVKFKSHHKQPSEILTAIASIEESAQRLIQNFSTHYPDLYQKLHFFEFDELNTVEPITELFGLAAMILGIYDGNSIVDAAGALEANAIEFRGKSGPRIDYKVHQRNGEYYLDTLTTLRSAISFKLAGVDDMLLSFGFIDSLADFIAQQAQNAYANIGIEGVTISGNVFENRQLLKHTYQNVSPNYTLYSNIRLSMDSDNIVMGALMLGNHPKG